The genomic region CTCTGTTACCTTAAGCACTCATGCACCGCCTCCTCCTCATTGCTTCTCACTGACCTTAAAGAACCTGTTCCTTTCGATTAAACAGAGGTCTTCAGAGTTGTCCTCCAAGAACTTCAGCATTAAATCTATCCTGAAAATGTTACACTCTAATGCATTCAGCCTGTCACTGAAATGACTGCTGGACaaaagtacaggaaaaaaattttggaCCTTTTCATATAACTTTCTTAGTCTTTTCCAAGGAAATTTCAACAAAattcaaagtttaaaaatatagctTTAATTTCAAGCACTTTTGTGCTCTGCTAGCTTCAGATCATACCCACACACGTACAtgcaaagggagagggagagaagccAGTGACCCCACCCCAGGAGCTCACCAGCTCTCCAGGGAGCCAGTCCATGGGTGCAGCTTTATAAGCAATTTAGGCCAAGCCAAATTttaccctccctccctcccctgctccccttTGCTAGCCTTGGAGCTCAAATGGCTGCTTCGTCAGCTGGATCAACCTGATGATCTCTCcgaaaaataatcttttattacTGGTGCCGGTTTTAGGGTTAATTCCCTGAACTCAGTGTTATCAGGGGGGCAAAGGCTGGGGCTGTGCAAAGCGGGGATGGGTGCAGATCCACCCGGTCAGTAGCGCTTGATCCACCTTAAACTGCTCCAGAAGTTGCACCCCAAAGTGAGATCAGCTTCCCCAGGGTGTCGTTATCCCCTTCTCACaaggccaggaaaaaaaaaaaataataataatttggaTTTTTACGGCGGGACCTTGAGCCCAAGGTCGTTCCCCCTCGCCCAGCTGTAAGCGTTGCCGCTCCCCCGCGGGATGCCGCAGCCGGGACGGCGGGATTTTCTCGCAGGGATCCCGGTGCTTGATccagccccgcgcccggccGCGCCGCGGGGAGAGCCAGGAATTCACAGCCACGCGCAAACCAAGCCCCAGTATAAACCTGTCCCTGCCGTGCAAAGGCACAGCTCGGCGTCTGAGCGGCCGCGGGGTCCTCTGGGGCGAGCACGGCTTTTTGGGGATGGCTCCCTGCCAGAAACTCGTTTTCCAGGCCCGGGCAAAATCTCTCCCGGAAAGATTGTCTCGTCTGAAAACTAAGGCAAAGTTTGGTCCCTCCCCTTCGGGGAGAGCCCGGCAGCCGGTCTGCCTGCGGGAGAGACGTCCTCCTGCGGCAGCAGCCGCCTCTCGCCTGGCTCCGGAGGGCCGTGGGCGGCTGGAGGGTCCGTCTTGCCCCTGCGGCCAGCGGGACGGGAGCAGAGGGCGGCTGGGACGCTGCCCACCAGGTACGTGGAGCACCCGGTGCTGCtgaagggtggggggaaaagggtCTGGGGAGAGCACGGGGAGGAGTAACGGTGACGCGAGGGGGATTTTAAGGAGCTGGGTAGTTTCTGCGCAGCCCCTCGCGCAGCTTGTCAGTGCTCCCGCTCCCCGGCTTCAGCCTGCTCCTCCCGAAGCCTGTCCCTAATCCCCGTGGGCTCACGGGCCTCcgcttcctcccctccagccccttaCCCAGCCCCAAATCCCCGCGCGTCCCTGTGGAGGGGTGGGATTCGCTCTGGGTAAGCTGCAGCGGGGATACGGTGGGGATGCCCCCTTCCCCGCTGCACGTACGGCCAGCATTCAGGGAAAAGGTGAAATGAGTTTTCCTGCGGGGAAAAGAAACCCCCCCTCCTGACACAGACGTGCCCAGCGTGGGGGTGGGAAGCAGCAGTCCCAGGCTGCGGCAGGGGAAACTCAGACTAaatggaagggggaaaaaaaaaatcacagcgAGGGTGATTAAACTCTGCTTCAGTCATCCAGCACTGAGACATGCAAAACTGAGGCAGCCCCATGTGTGCCCTGCTTTTAGCAGTGGGgtttggactaggtgacctccagCGGTCCTTCCCAAACTAAATTCTTCTGGGGGGCTGAGAGGGACACAGAGCAGGAGGTTTCGGGTGCTCTGCCAGCACGGCATTCATCTCCCCCAAACCCAGCACCTGCGAGGTGGGCGCCTGCGCGGGACCCTGCGCTGCTGTCAAAGCCAGTGAGGGGATAGGTGTGTTTTTAGGATGCGGTTCTCCCCGGTGTTTTAAGCCCAATGAGCTCCGATATAGGTGACAAGGCGGTGGACTGTAACATTAGTCAGATGAACACACCAGGACAGCCTGCCTGTACTTTACCCCATGACACAACCATGAGCCTCTCCAGGAGCAGCAGGTAGTGGCTCTTCAGGGTAGGAACCGAGGGCGGCAATGCCATCCGGACTTGCACTTCCCAACCCCGCTGACGTGATTTACAGCAGCCGAGAAGCTGCTGTGACTTACTGCTGAGGACATGTGGGATCCTCTAATGGGCAGCTCTAGGAGGGACTGGACATGCTCAAATCGCCATCTCTGGCTGCCGTTACTGGTTGGCCTcccctttttctctgcctgctggAAGTGAAacgtttttcttttcaaaatcagcTAACATTAGGGCAGAAAGGACCTTTCTGCAGTGCAGTCATGCTTGCAGAGAAGTGCGAGGGGATGTTCTGGCTGGGGGAGGTATGCTTGGATTTAGCCCTTGGATCCAGAAGCTCCACGGTTTATGGGAAAAATGAACCCAGGTGCCTCCTCCTGCTGACTCcaaagctgctgcctgccatTTCTACCTGACGTCCCCACATCCCAAGTCCTGCTTCAGGCCCCAACCAGCGAGCAACGGGTGAGAAGAGTTGCTTCAGTGCCTAAAATGGGGCATTTAAGAGCCAGGACCAGAACTAGGGCTCTCAGGTAAATGCTGTCATAATGCTTAGGGGTGCTTTTTCTCCCAAGACTCAGTGAATGTTGAAATGTTTTGGTATCTGGGGTAGGGACCAAGGTGATCCAATGCCCTGGTGATGAGAACTGGCTCTTTGGTTCAGCCTCAGGTGGCAAATCAGGCAGGGGATGTACTTGGATTACTAGGAGCTCAGGAAGGGGACAGTGACACCTCCATCCACTGGGGAATATCTCACCAGGGAGTGCTACCGAGAGAAGCATGTGGAAGCGCCCTGAGATGTGCCTGGGAGGCCCTATCCTAACCCAGGGTACAGGAGCATCACCTGAAAGGCTGGGAATCGCCCAGCTCCACCTTTGCTTCTGTCATTCTCCACTTCCCATCTTGAGAAGGGGGATGTACCGTCCTTCCCCAGCCTCGCATGCTGTCTGTGCTTATGGTGATATGCTATCTTCAAATTACTGAGATCAGCACCACCTCTGAACTAAGCCACACCAACATGTTGGATGGATGCAGCCTTTAAAACGTACAGTATGCTtgtttactggaaaaaaaaaaagtggctcAGATCAGTGGAGAAATACACATTTGCATATCAGTGACAGCTTCAGCCATTTACCCTCTGCAGCACAAAAGGCGTCAGTGTGAAGAACTCTTTCCTTCAGCTCCCCCACGTTCCCCAGGCTCAGCTCCCCCGCTTTGGCAGCCTTCAAATGAAGGACAAGCCAAggtcagggggaaaaaagagaaaaaaaaaaaagggggggggaacccTAAAACCATAGGCTGCTGCCCACTACCCAAGATTTCCTGCGTGGGAACTGCTTGTCCTTTGCTCTGATGGCTCTCACACTGCCCAgatgcccctgcagccccctcccttgctggagaagctggcacgTTCCCAGCCCCCAGCTGCTGGGGTGGATACTCGGGGAAGCAACAGACATCAGGTTTTGTCAGGCACGGGGACAGGTCGCCCCAACACCAGCACCACCATCCTCTGTCCTCCTCACCAGTAACTTCCCACAAGCTTCATGGAGATGCTGAGCAGCCTGAGGAACAGCAAACCCACTTCAGGTGTTGGGAAGAAGCACAGCGACAGCCACAATGCTGTCCTGCCGCTCTCATGCATAAGCTCTCCCACGGCAAGCCTCTGGAACACCGGAGGGGAGGCtttgcaggatctggcccaaAAAAAGCACAATGCTGGATCACCTCCTTGTGCCAGCTCACGCTGACCCACGGAAGCCAGCTCCCGTTTATACTGATGTGGATCCAGCcttgggatttaaaaaaatcctccgTGTTTATCCAAGTGCCAGGAAAGGCTGTCGGAGATGCTTCCTGCGCCCTTTCAATTCCCGGCTCCAGGGCCACTGTGGGAACCGCCCAGCCACAGACGCAGCACGTCGGCTCTGGCAGACTCAAACCTACAAACTCAAGGCAAAAACCACCATTAAACACGAGGAAGCCATCATCTGTCTGATTGCATAAGCAAGCGAGAACATGGGCATGCTGCCGTCAGATGTAACTTCCATTTGCGTAGAGACAATGCTGTTTATCACACTTGAAGTGGACCCAGCTCTCCTCCAAAGGGAGTGTGGGCTCCAGCCATGAAAAATTTAGGAGCAGGACACTCATCTGAGGTCTCAGCTACAATAAAACCTGCAGGGCCAGAGACTTCCAGACTGAAGCCACACATACAGACATATCAAGACACAACCTGATGCATTTCTTAACAAGCACATAAGGGTTTGATTTCCAGTACTGCAGGAGGAGAGTGGTGGTGATGGATGATGTTGTCCCACAGCACCTGTAGGGAAATCAATTAGCTACCATAGCCATGACAGCCTACAGGTTTTTGGgctgtttctcttctgctgcaggAGATGCTGAAGGTGCACAGGTGAATGATGAAAAGTTGGTTTAGGACAAAAAGAACACTGCCCTCCCCACTCCTCCCATCCACACTGGAGGTTCGAGGATTCCTCTTCTTCTGTTCCTTCGAGGGCTGGACAAACTGGGCAGAGCAGTTTAGCATCCGAGAAGTAAAATGTCCTGCGCAGGGCACGTCACTGTGCTGTTATTTAAATCCCCCCAGAAGAGTAACACACAGCGAGTGCAGTGTTTTTACCTGCACCTGACTTAGGCACCTTCTGAATTTCCCAATAATGACCTTGTTCTAGACGAAAGCTGGAAAGgtgtttaagaaaaatcacatttcaggTGTAAACTGTCTTTTCAGTTTGTATTTCTTACCATAAGCAAATTACATGCCCCAGGAAGAAGGTTTTTAAGGTGTAACACGTGATATTTTACTGAGAGAAATTCAAGTATAACAGGAGTAGTTCATAGGATAAATAAGGGTGTTTCCTACCTCATCTGTGTCATTTTCTCAGTACCTATTATGGCTTTAAAAGTTAATGCTCTGCTTAGTACATTTGGCTTATGAGACTGGCAGGAATTTTAACACTtagtttgaattttaaaaaacagccaTAATATTTGGTGACAGTTTCTGGTCCTGATTCGGTAACCTCAAAACACCCCTCATATAAACACCCTTCCTGTTCAGGAAAGCCACACTAACACATCGAGACCCAGAGCAGTGGCTGCAGCTGAACCCCAGCCCTTTGGCCAGTCACAGCTCTGTTCCTAAACCTACTGCCAAATCCTTTCATAACCCTGGGTAAGGGGAAGGAAGCATTTCtagcaaaatattcttttagtAATAGCCTTGtagttataaaataaaaaaagttgttacacaaaaaaattatataaaagaaGTTGCATAAAAGCCAAGTTCTGCAGGATGAAGAACAGGCCATActggaatatttaaaaatcagaagaaactCTCAGAGGAACTACATCATAAAATAGCACACACATTCCATCAGCAACTTAAagcaactgttttatttttgcttttctgctctttattCCAAAGAGGAATAAAGCTCCCCACAGCTTCAGAAGGCCTGAGGCTCCCCTCAGGTACTGATTTTATTTCGGCTTATGTGCTAAATGCAAAAGTTCTCCCCAGATTTGCACTTATGGTTAGGACAGCTTTCGCTCCAACACCTCCCCACTTGGATCCTGCTCTGAAAATTATGCCTAATTGTCAGCCGGAGCCCCACACGGCAAAGATACCAAACTCAGCGTATCAAACTTCCCTTTACGACTTCGCATGAAAATAaagttggctttttttaaattccgTTTTTGGACAAAACTTTTACAGTTCCAGAAATGCAGTACTTGGCCTCCTTGTTTACTGCTGAGCCCAAACAACCTCCACGTTTCCGCCACATACATGTTCTTCAGTGTCAAGAGAAACCCCTTCCAGAAGCAGCTCCTCCGGTTACTGCGTGGCCATCAGCTGAAGGAGGAACGGGCAGCGCAATCtcttagaaaagcagcagtgaagcTCCCAAACAGTCCTAAAACAGGCTCGGCCTggtttaaaaccccttcctgcagcTGTTGTTAGCAGCCAAGCACTTAAACCCGACTGCGTCCTCTCCCTGCGATCAGGCGGAGACCTTTCAAAGCACTCTGGCTCTATGGGATGTGAGTACGATGGAGGTGGGCTATCGGGTGCTTCCTCAGAGCGATGGATGTGGAAGGGACGTTTCTCCGTGGGGAGATGCACGGAGCCGTTGGCTGcggagggcagccaggagcagagcaatACGTTACTAGAAGTGAGTACGTTTCCTCCTTGCTCCCCTTCCAGGTGTGTTTGTGGGGGTAAGTATCAGACGGCGGCAGCGCTGTGGTTCTGCCGGTGCGCGTTTATTGCCACGCGTGTCCCGAGGGCCgagcgggagcgggcggcggaGGCCGGGCAGGCCGCGCGTCCCTAGGCGGCCAGGTCGAAGTCGTCGCGCTCCTGGTTGTAGTCGAGCACTTTCTGTCGGAGGCGAGAGGCGTCCACCCAGGTGATGAAGTCCTCCATGGCGCGGGGGATGAGGAGAGCGGGGTCGGTCACCACCTCGGGCCCCACGCGGACGTGTCCCTGTTCCACGAAGGTGACGGCGTGGCGCATGTTCTGCGCCATCCGCAGCTTCaacagcaggcagggcaggcggcGCCGGCAGAAGGCGGCGGCCGAGAGGCTCTCGCAGACGGCCAGCGACCGCCGGCAGctcaccagccccagcccgTACAGCTTCTCCAGCAGCGCGGCGGCGCAGCGGGCGCGGAAGGCGGCGCTGGCCGGGCCCAGGTCGCGGAGGCGGCGGGCTAAGGCGCGGACGGTGCGGGCCAGCGCCTTGTACTGCACGTAGTCCTCCCGCCGACCCAGCCGGTAACGCCGCAGCGCCTTCACCTCGGCCAGgttccccgccgccgcctcccagCTCACCAGCTCCAGCCGCCGCAGCAGCTTTTGCTCGTGGTACTTCAGCTTCCGCACCATTTTGGAAGAGGAGGGGGATACACGCGGCTCCGGCCTGCCGGCAACGACGGCCCTTTCCGGGGAGGAGCGAGCCCGctccggcccgccccgccgcttcCCCGGCTgagggaggcgggggggaggcGGTCCCGGCCGGCTgagggaggcggggagggaggcggTCCCGGCCGgctgagggaggcagggagggaggcggTCCCGGCCGGCtgagggaggcggggggggaggcGGTCCCGGCCGgctgagggaggcagggagggaggcggTCCCGGCCGGCTgagggaggcgggggggaggcGGTCCCGGCCGGCTGAGGGGAGGAGGCAGTACCCGCCCGGGTgcggctccccccgccgcctgcccccGGAGCCTGCCCATCGTGCCTGGGCGGCTGCGGCAGGAGCCGACCCGCCGAGCTTCTCCTGCTGTTTTTGGGATGGCGCCGGGTCTCTTCCAGGCTGTGCCGCGAGGGGAAAACACGGCAGATCAAACCCAGGGCGGCCGCcggagcgaggggctgggggtgctgctgaCGCCCGCTGCCTAGGCTGGGATGCGGCTGCTGCCCCCGGCGCTGCGCTGGTCCCCCGGGCGAGCCTGCCTCCGAGGTGTGCCCCCAGGTACGGCTGACCTTCCCAACACCCCCTCCTGCACGGGCAGCCCTGCCTTTTCTCCCCAGGGATCAAATCCGGGCGTTGTCATTCCTCTTGGAAAAATGGCTGCAGCCTTGGCTTCCCTCCGTGACATCCTTCTCCCCTGGATGCGTAGGCCGGGTTTGTTTACCGAGGAGCCGCAAAAACTTCCCTCTCCGCCGTGTCTGCGAGGAGGAGCGGCCCTAGGTCGTTGCCTGGCGGGGAGGGAACTGCCTTCGCATCCGAAACTCGCCGCTCTTGTGCTTCCCTGCTTGGGCCCAAGAAGCGagactgctgctgctctgcaccgCAGCACCTCGACCTCCCCGGTGCCACCTCGGCATCCCCGGGCTAAcgtttcctccctccccttctgcACGGTGTTACCTGATCCTTGGGATTCAGGATACTCTGCTCCAAGGAAATCCCCCAATAGAGCAGGTCAGGTTGGTGACTCGGGATTTCAGATCTCTGATTCTCTTAGGCAGATTCTTGTATCAGCTCAACCTTGAATTTCCTACTTCTGGATCGTCAAcatgctgaatttttttctgggtaGGTGATCTGGTCACACAGGCCATGGTAGCCCCTtgatttgctttgtgtttttcccCAGGTTTGTGGGTGAAGGCACCAATGGAaatggggagcagcagcactgagaagTTTTATAGGATCCCCAAAGGAAAGGGGCCACACTCAGTTGGATGTACAGACCTGATGACAGAAAATGCAGTTGAGGTAAAGTTCTGGGTTCTCCCTCCTTTAGATTTAAGCCACAATGTTAGTGAAACGATTTGCTGTAGTTTTACAGATGAATCAAACAGAAAGTCTTGTCTGTGTGCAGGGGTGCTCCGTGGCTGACACTCACAGCTGGGCTTTCTCTCCCCTCTGTTCCAATGTAGGATGTGTGCTGGGCACAATGTGTACTGGGCACAATTCAGGAGATATCAGGTGTCTCTAGGAATTGGTTCAATTTACCAGATGGATGTAACCTGCAAGTCTTCCCCATGGCTCCTTCCTCCTAATATCCTTACCTTCCTGATTGCACTCCGCAAGATACTGCAGAGAGACTGTGTCCTTCTGGGACCCCCGGGGTTCCTGCCACCCACCCACCGCTCCCTTCTGCGTTGGGCTCCTGGGGGGACTCCACACGCAGTCTCCGTGACAGTAGCTGTTCTCATCACAAAGATCCTGATGGGATTTGGCAGGGTTGGGTGATGAGGGTATGTCATGTTTCAGCTGCAGCGTTAAAGCATGAGATGTCTTCTCAAAATTTTatctatctgaaaaaaaacaggatGTCATTTCTGCAAGTGGTTAGTTCAGATAGAAGCCACGATAAGAAGATGGGGACAGTAAATAGCCAGATAATGAGCTCTTTTATGGGTTTCCATTTCAatcctctttttaattttcctgtggGAATACACCTGCATTTACAGGGTGGTTTTAGTCCTCAGACTAGCCATGTTCATAGTGGTTATTTGTATGTTTTCCTTTACTGAGCTTACTTGTTTTAGCGCAAAGAAGCGATTAGTTTCTCTTTGCAATCAGCCCACGTGTTTTTCTTAGATAAGCAATCTGTATAATTACAGTTGTCTCAGTCATAGACAATGAACCCGTTTCCCCTTCTGTTAAGCAGTTAGTCACCTGGGGAAGTTCACTGGGTCTGTTCTGGGATCAAATTAATACCACTTCCAGCATGGATGAAGTTTGATTTCTCCCTTAAAAGCCTTTGTGTCAAAGGTTGATTTAAATTTGATGAATAAATAGAAA from Phalacrocorax carbo chromosome 3, bPhaCar2.1, whole genome shotgun sequence harbors:
- the IMP3 gene encoding U3 small nucleolar ribonucleoprotein protein IMP3 is translated as MVRKLKYHEQKLLRRLELVSWEAAAGNLAEVKALRRYRLGRREDYVQYKALARTVRALARRLRDLGPASAAFRARCAAALLEKLYGLGLVSCRRSLAVCESLSAAAFCRRRLPCLLLKLRMAQNMRHAVTFVEQGHVRVGPEVVTDPALLIPRAMEDFITWVDASRLRQKVLDYNQERDDFDLAA